One genomic segment of Mangifera indica cultivar Alphonso chromosome 6, CATAS_Mindica_2.1, whole genome shotgun sequence includes these proteins:
- the LOC123219368 gene encoding peroxisome biogenesis protein 2-like isoform X2: MCQLSRRDMFPLVYLLNRRYRNLIERALRARLVYGTPNMNRAVSFEYMNRQLVWNEFSEMLLLLLPLLNSSTFKNIFHPLSKDKSSSSIEDDTRCPICQANPTTPFLALPYQHRYCYYCLRMRCAAAASFRCSRCSEQVIAMQRCGVVDHKVPSQ; this comes from the exons ATGTGTCAACTCAGCAGAAGAGATATGTTTCCTCTTGTATACCTTCTTAATCGGAG GTATAGGAACCTCATTGAAAGAGCTTTGAGAGCAAGGCTTGTCTATGGGACCCCTAACATGAATCGAGCTGTTAGCTTTGAGTACATGAATCGCCAGTTAGTATGGAATGAATTTTCG GAAATGTTGTTGTTACTTCTCCCTCTTCTTAACTCTTCAACCTTTAAAAACATATTCCACCCATTGTCAAAGGATAAATCTTCAAGCTCTATAGAAGATGACACCCGTTGTCCGATTTGCCAAGCAAATCCGACCACTCCATTTCTTGCCCTTCCTTACCAACACAG GTACTGTTATTACTGCCTTAGAATGCGTTGTGCTGCAGCTGCATCATTTCGGTGTTCCAGATGCAGCGAGCAAGTAATTGCAATGCAGCGATGTGGTGTAGTTGATCATAAAGTTCCAAGTCAATGA
- the LOC123219368 gene encoding peroxisome biogenesis protein 2-like isoform X1: protein MANALAIGVPESLTKLLPSQIYYNSILDLLLSLPSFCSYVSFHPNVVHSPCVWFLSKSNCMCQLSRRDMFPLVYLLNRRYRNLIERALRARLVYGTPNMNRAVSFEYMNRQLVWNEFSEMLLLLLPLLNSSTFKNIFHPLSKDKSSSSIEDDTRCPICQANPTTPFLALPYQHRYCYYCLRMRCAAAASFRCSRCSEQVIAMQRCGVVDHKVPSQ, encoded by the exons ATGGCAAATGCGCTAGCAATAGGTGTGCCAGAATCACTCACAAAGCTACTGCCTTCCCAAATTTACTACAACTCAATTCTTGACTTGCTTCTATCTCTGCCCTCTTTTTGTAGCTATGTTTCATTCCATCCAAACGTTGTCCATTCTCCATGTGTGTGGTTCCTGAGCAAGAGCAATTGCATGTGTCAACTCAGCAGAAGAGATATGTTTCCTCTTGTATACCTTCTTAATCGGAG GTATAGGAACCTCATTGAAAGAGCTTTGAGAGCAAGGCTTGTCTATGGGACCCCTAACATGAATCGAGCTGTTAGCTTTGAGTACATGAATCGCCAGTTAGTATGGAATGAATTTTCG GAAATGTTGTTGTTACTTCTCCCTCTTCTTAACTCTTCAACCTTTAAAAACATATTCCACCCATTGTCAAAGGATAAATCTTCAAGCTCTATAGAAGATGACACCCGTTGTCCGATTTGCCAAGCAAATCCGACCACTCCATTTCTTGCCCTTCCTTACCAACACAG GTACTGTTATTACTGCCTTAGAATGCGTTGTGCTGCAGCTGCATCATTTCGGTGTTCCAGATGCAGCGAGCAAGTAATTGCAATGCAGCGATGTGGTGTAGTTGATCATAAAGTTCCAAGTCAATGA
- the LOC123219369 gene encoding uncharacterized protein LOC123219369, producing MTPNSKHVFFSFGFCKSLELKVNRLEKEKEKLQDKGSTNGEREEGLTRNHCSKGRVGKEIEFPTDSYEGRLNKVYLSRGFKAYNLTYYKSSIPISISKVNQFGAARLDIEMSAMLKQQLVKVFSLIKECYFNMSQNLMCSLSFSSGGSQFGWISQLQGVL from the exons ATGACGCCAAATTCGAAACATGtctttttttcatttggttttTGCAAGTCTTTGGAATTGAAGGTGAATAGATtagagaaggagaaagaaaagcTTCAAGACAAAGGAAGCACAAATGGAGAGCGAGAGGAAGGCCTCACAAGAAATCATTGTTCGAAAGGGAGAGTAGGCAAGGAGATAGAGTTTCCAACCGACAGCTATGAGGGAAGGTtgaacaaa GTCTACTTATCAAGAGGTTTCAAAGCTTATAATCTAACATATTATAAG TCATCAATACCTATTTCAATATCAAAAGTTAATCAGTTTGGTGCTGCAAGATTGGACATAGAAATGTCGGCAATGTTAAAACAACAGTTGGTTAAGGTCTTCTCCTTGATAAAG GAATGTTATTTCAATATGAGCCAGAACTTGATGTGTTCCTTGAGTTTCTCATCTGGCGGTTCTCAATTTGGGTGGATAAGCCAACTCCAGGGAGTGCTCTGA
- the LOC123219367 gene encoding protein THYLAKOID ASSEMBLY 8, chloroplastic-like, protein MASSLHSNLTFLHPFLKPNPITTQSTNFHHIPIRCGPRSNRGPLVKGRILSIEAIQAIQSLKRAQKTNSLSPSYPSLSRLLKADLLAALRELLRQGECAIGLHVFSVIRAEYPDQDLGLLADMISALGKNGMGDEIDRLIDELEEIDGGDEKGLLRVIKGVIGTGSKASTIRICEVMKRSGVGSGWKVDECVGKVLSKGLRGFGEFDLANEVEREFCWDFRGNLENSVV, encoded by the coding sequence ATGGCTTCCTCTCTTCACTCAAATCTCACTTTTCTTCATCCTTTTCTGAAACCCAATCCAATCACCACCCAGTCAACCAACTTCCATCATATTCCCATACGGTGCGGCCCACGAAGCAACCGTGGACCTCTAGTCAAAGGTAGAATCCTAAGCATAGAAGCAATCCAAGCCATCCAATCCCTAAAACGTGCCCAAAAAACAAACTCACTGAGCCCCTCCTACCCCTCCCTCTCTCGCCTCCTCAAGGCCGACCTCCTCGCCGCTCTCCGTGAGCTCCTCCGCCAGGGAGAGTGCGCCATCGGCCTCCACGTCTTCTCCGTCATCAGGGCAGAATACCCGGATCAGGACTTGGGTTTACTGGCAGATATGATCAGTGCGTTGGGTAAGAATGGAATGGGAGACGAGATAGACCGTCTGATTGACGAGTTGGAGGAGATCGACGGTGGTGATGAAAAGGGTCTTCTGCGAGTGATTAAGGGTGTGATTGGAACCGGGTCGAAAGCATCAACGATCAGGATATGTGAGGTGATGAAAAGAAGTGGGGTGGGGTCCGGTTGGAAAGTTGATGAGTGTGTGGGTAAGGTTTTGAGTAAAGGGTTGAGAGGATTTGGAGAGTTTGATTTGGCTAATGAGGTTGAAAGGGAATTTTGTTGGGATTTTAGGGGTAACTTGGAGAATTCAGTTGTGTAA